ACCCCTCTCCCCCTTGGCACCGGAGTGCAGTATGAGAGCAAAGTTTCCGTTGGATACTTGAATCAGAGTTTTCAAAACGCTGTATTGGATGGTATCCGCTACGGTCTGGAACAAGGCGTGTATGGATGGAAGGTAACGGACTGTAAAATCTGTTTTGAGTATGGGCTTTATTATAGTCCGGTCAGCACTCCCGCAGACTTTCGGTCATTGGCACCTATTGTATTGGAGCAGGTGTTGAAAAAGGCGGGGACGCAGCTATTGGAACCATATCTTTCTTTTACACTCTATGCGCCGCAGGAATATCTCTCCAGAGCTTATCATGACGCACCAAAATATTGCGCGAGTATTGAAACGACCCAGGTTAAAAACAGCGAGGTGATTTTTACTGGCGAAATCCCTGCCCGCTGTGTGCAAGAGTACCGCAATGACCTCACCTTTTATACAAACGGGAGAAGCGTTTGTTTAACAGAATTGAAGGGGTATCAAATCGCCAGCGGCGAACCAGTTTTTCAGCCACGCCGCCCAAACACCCGGATTGATAAGGTGCGCCATATGTTCAACAAAATTCTCCCATCAATGATGGACTTATAAAATCCCTTTGGAACAAAGGGCGCACTTCTATACATGGTCTGCGACCATGTATCGTGCGCTCTGCGAGGCTACGGCCCGGACTTCCGAAAGTCCGGGCCGTTTGCGTCGCTCCGCTCCGTACAAGGGGCTGCGCCCCTTGCGCCGCTTTGCGGCTATCCCTGCGCCCTCGCTGGAAAGGTACATCCGCTCTGCGTCTGCACCTTTCCAGCGAGGCTAAAACCGAATACCGTTACCCTTGACCGTTTACCCGACACAGCAGGTAGACGGTCTTTTGTTTTGCCAAGAAGGAGGTCAAACACGATGGACAAGTCACGCGAAGAATTAGAGAAAGAGTATGCTGAGGCCACCGCTAAGTTGGAGCAGTACCAGCACAGAGGCCAGCGGTATGAGAACCGCATCCGCTACTACACCCAAGGCGAAAGGAAGAAGCGAAACCACCGACTTATCACCCGTGGCGGAGCGGTGGAGAGTATCGCCCCGGAGGTGCGCGGCATGAGCGAAAGGGCCTTTTTTCTTTTGATGGAAAAGGTCTTTTCCCTGCCGGAAGTTGCCGCCCTGGTGAGCCAAGCCACTGACCAGCAGGAAAGCGGATAATTGGCCCTGTTCCATCTCCACGTTACCCAGGTCAAACGGAGCGCGGGACAGTCTGTTGTCACGTCCGCCGCCTACCGAGCCGGGGAGAAATTGTATAGCGAATACTATGGCGAGGTCAGCGACTACACCCACAAGGGCGGCGTGGTCTGCACAGACATTCTCCTGCCGCCCCAGGCCCCCAACCAGTACCAAGACCGCGCCACCCTCTGGAACGCCGTGGAGAAGGCCGAGCGCGGCAAGAAAGCCCAGCTTGCATATAGCTTTGACATTGCCTTGCAGAACGAGTTTTCATTGGAGGAAAACATCGCTCTTGCAAGGCAATTTGTTTCGGAGCAGCTTGTGGGCCGGGGCATGATTGCCGACTTTGCCATCCACCAGCCGGACAAGGAGGACGGCGGTATTCCTAACCCGCACTTTCATGTTCTCTGCCCCATCCGGCCCATTGAGCCAGACGGCAAATGGGGGTGCAAGCAGCGCCGCCGCTA
Above is a genomic segment from Faecalibacterium taiwanense containing:
- a CDS encoding DUF3847 domain-containing protein; protein product: MDKSREELEKEYAEATAKLEQYQHRGQRYENRIRYYTQGERKKRNHRLITRGGAVESIAPEVRGMSERAFFLLMEKVFSLPEVAALVSQATDQQESG